From a single Oreochromis niloticus isolate F11D_XX linkage group LG4, O_niloticus_UMD_NMBU, whole genome shotgun sequence genomic region:
- the LOC100690170 gene encoding myosin light chain kinase, smooth muscle: protein FAEVIPKKRANSRIGQSLCFENPPQHVEVKVGQTARLTCSFTGSPPVASCWIRNKEQIVDGLELRTENTNRSSTLVIEEAKPQDTGRYTIVVKDRKSSAEHTITLSVIDRPQPPASSPVISLVSPSSLVLSWSGPCYDGGSAILGYVVEVNNQGSAEPEVWKELTSECKSTSYKVSSGLQPQQEYCFRVKAYNAVGLSEPGPVSPVVRMEKRDKIKEEAAPQMYTTVSIDSSHKVTEHYDMQEKLGMGKFGMVYKLIHKETGRVCAGKFYKGRRAKEREAARNEIELMNYLHHPKLVQCLAAYDHKSEIVMVMEFIAGGELFERIVDDNFEHTEPSSMHYMQQILEGIAYMHQQNIVHLDLKPENIVCVDTTGTSIKIIDFGLASRVDQNTPLKVMHGTPEFVAPEVINYEPVGLETDMWSIGVICYILLSGESPFQGNSDAETLALVTAAQWEFDEESFDEITEEAKNFISSLLNKDPRRRMTCEQALAHPWMAAFKSKELTLTKSLSKEKMKRFLARQKWKKAGKAMLALKRMALLSKAEGSASPTTPGGEAEEALTSLELKLQEPPVFTKRLKDRTVTQGSSARLSCHLTGYPDPEVLWLCGDEPIEESPTVQIEYEEDGQCTLVLAKVGPEDGNVYTCRATNDHGEAFCSAKLTVQK, encoded by the exons TTTGCAGAAGTCATCCCAAAGAAGCGAGCCAACTCAAGGATAG gCCAATCATTATGTTTTGAAAACCCACCGCAGCATGTGGAGGTGAAGGTGGGACAAACTGCCAGGCTGACGTGTAGTTTTACTGGAAGCCCTCCTGTAGCATCTTGTTGGATCAGAAACAAAGAACAG ATAGTGGACGGCCTAGAGCTGAGGACAGAAAATACTAATCGGAGTAGTACGCTGGTTATAGAAGAGGCTAAACCCCAGGACACAGGTCGCTACACCATTGTAGTAAAAGACCGAAAGAGCTCAGCAGAACACACAATCACCCTTTCTGTTATAG ACAGACCACAACCTCCTGCCTCCAGTCCAGTGATCTCCCTTGTCTCCCCATCCAGCCTTGTGCTATCCTGGTCAGGCCCCTGCTATGATGGCGGCAGTGCCATCCTTGGTTATGTTGTTGAAGTAAATAACCAAGGAAGTGCAGAGCCTGAGGTTTGGAAGGAGCTAACAAGCGAGTGTAAGAGTACCTCATACAAAGTgtcttctgggcttcagccaCAACAGGAATACTGCTTCAGAGTAAAGGCCTATAACGCGGTAGGACTAAGTGAGCCAGGCCCAGTGTCACCAGTGGTGAGAATGGAGAAAAGAG ACAAGATAAAAGAAGAAGCAGCCCCTCAGATGTATACCACTGTGTCTATTGACTCTTCCCACAAAGTCACGGAACACTACGATATGCAGGAGAAACTTGGAAT GGGAAAATTTGGCATGGTGTACAAGCTCATCCACAAAGAGACAGGACGTGTGTGCGCTGGGAAGTTCTACAAAGGACGCCGTGCCAAGGAGAGGGAAGCTGCTCGTAATGAGATAGAGTTGATGAACTACCTCCACCACCCCAAACTGGTTCAGTGTCTGGCAGCATATGATCACAAGTCTGAAATAGTCATGGTGATGGAGTT TATTGCAGGTGGGGAACTCTTTGAACGTATTGTGGATGACAACTTTGAGCACACGGAGCCTTCAAGTATGCACTACATGCAGCAGATCCTGGAGGGGATTGCCTACATgcatcagcaaaacattgtcCATCTGGACCTCAAACCTGAAAACATCGTATGTGTTGACACCACAGGCACCTCCATAAAGATCATTGACTTTGGCTTAGCCAGTAGAGTAG ATCAAAACACACCTCTGAAGGTGATGCACGGGACTCCAGAATTTGTGGCCCCTGAAGTGATCAACTATGAGCCTGTGGGTTTGGAGACTGATATGTGGAGCATTGGGGTGATCTGCTACATACT GCTCAGTGGGGAATCTCCATTCCAGGGAAACAGTGATGCAGAGACCTTGGCCTTGGTCACAGCTGCTCAGTGGGAGTTTGACGAGGAGAGCTTTGACGAGATAACAGAGGAGGCTAAAAATTTCATAAGCTCCCTGCTCAACAAAGACCCGAG GCGTAGGATGACCTGTGAACAGGCACTTGCCCATCCCTGGATGGCAGCATTTAAGTCTAAAGAGCTCACTCTGACCAAGAGTCTGTCCAAAGAGAAGATGAAGAGGTTTTTGGCTAGACAGAAGTGGAAG AAAGCTGGCAAGGCCATGTTAGCACTGAAGAGAATGGCTCTGCTCTCTAAAGCGGAAGGCTCTGCATCTCCCACAACTCCTGGAGGAG AGGCAGAGGAAGCGTTGACCTCCCTGGAGCTTAAGCTGCAGGAACCCCCAGTGTTCACAAAGAGGTTGAAAGACCGGACTGTAACTCAGGGATCCAGTGCCCGTCTCTCGTGTCACCTCACAG GATACCCTGACCCGGAGGTGCTGTGGCTGTGTGGTGATGAGCCTATTGAGGAGTCCCCCACTGTGCAAATAGAGTATGAGGAAGATGGCCAGTGTACGCTGGTTCTAGCCAAAGTTGGCCCAGAGGACGGCAATGTGTACACCTGTAGGGCCACTAATGACCATGGGGAGGCATTTTGCTCAGCCAAATTAACTGTCCAAAAGTAG
- the LOC100704504 gene encoding myosin light chain kinase, smooth muscle isoform X2 has translation MLKSDMNSDGSKQRYVSTFKMRIKAPGPSPAPGNGPGVIGTRTSVKCTDAGSKHLDPPVFIQPLEDCCVDEGTDIRLRGVLKGSLPIKISWLHNGEVAHFGKASFNGREASFVVRECLPEDAGAYTCLAESSAGKTSCSAAVVVRDFESICGVQNRASKTPTSPSKSVMGNGTLPQTPKDELHKFKGSICMSPTGSDRQSPVSSPKEVIPKKRANSRIGQSLCFENPPQHVEVKVGQTARLTCSFTGSPPVASCWIRNKEQIVDGLELRTENTNRSSTLVIEEAKPQDTGRYTIVVKDRKSSAEHTITLSVIDRPQPPASSPVISLVSPSSLVLSWSGPCYDGGSAILGYVVEVNNQGSAEPEVWKELTSECKSTSYKVSSGLQPQQEYCFRVKAYNAVGLSEPGPVSPVVRMEKRDKIKEEAAPQMYTTVSIDSSHKVTEHYDMQEKLGMGKFGMVYKLIHKETGRVCAGKFYKGRRAKEREAARNEIELMNYLHHPKLVQCLAAYDHKSEIVMVMEFIAGGELFERIVDDNFEHTEPSSMHYMQQILEGIAYMHQQNIVHLDLKPENIVCVDTTGTSIKIIDFGLASRVDQNTPLKVMHGTPEFVAPEVINYEPVGLETDMWSIGVICYILLSGESPFQGNSDAETLALVTAAQWEFDEESFDEITEEAKNFISSLLNKDPRRRMTCEQALAHPWMAAFKSKELTLTKSLSKEKMKRFLARQKWKKAGKAMLALKRMALLSKAEGSASPTTPGGESPLSPEAEEALTSLELKLQEPPVFTKRLKDRTVTQGSSARLSCHLTGYPDPEVLWLCGDEPIEESPTVQIEYEEDGQCTLVLAKVGPEDGNVYTCRATNDHGEAFCSAKLTVQK, from the exons ATGTTAAAATCAG ACATGAATAGTGATGGCAGCAAACAGCGTTATGTGTCGACCTTCAAAATGCGCATCAAGGCCCCCGGTCCATCACCTGCACCTGGGAACGGGCCAGGAGTTATTGGTACAAGGACCTCAGTAAAATGTACTGATGCAG GGTCTAAACATCTGGATCCACCTGTCTTCATACAGCCTCTGGAGGACTGCTGTGTAGATGAAGGGACTGACATTAGGTTGCGTGGGGTTCTCAAAGGAAGTCTACCGATCAAAATATCATGGCTGCACAATG GTGAAGTGGCCCATTTCGGGAAGGCTTCCTTCAATGGCAGGGAGGCCAGTTTTGTTGTGAGGGAGTGCTTACCAGAAGACGCCGGTGCCTACACCTGCTTGGCAGAAAGCAGTGCAGGGAAGACATCTTGCAGTGCTGCTGTGGTTGTAAGAG ACTTTGAAAGTATCTGTGGTGTGCAGAATCGCGCTTCGAAGACTCCCACTTCTCCATCCAAAAGTGTAATGGGAAATGGAACGTTACCGCAGACTCCAAAAGATGAGCTACACAAATTCAAAGGATCTATTTGTATGTCTCCTACAGGCTCTGATAGGCAGAGCCCAGTCTCATCTCCAAAAG AAGTCATCCCAAAGAAGCGAGCCAACTCAAGGATAG gCCAATCATTATGTTTTGAAAACCCACCGCAGCACGTGGAGGTGAAGGTGGGACAAACTGCCAGGCTGACGTGTAGTTTTACTGGAAGCCCTCCTGTAGCATCTTGTTGGATCAGAAACAAAGAACAG ATAGTGGACGGCCTAGAGCTGAGGACAGAAAATACTAATCGGAGTAGTACGCTGGTTATAGAAGAGGCTAAACCCCAGGACACAGGTCGCTACACCATTGTAGTAAAAGACCGAAAGAGCTCAGCAGAACACACAATCACCCTTTCTGTTATAG ACAGACCACAACCTCCTGCCTCCAGTCCAGTGATCTCCCTTGTCTCCCCATCCAGCCTTGTGCTATCCTGGTCAGGCCCCTGCTATGATGGCGGCAGTGCCATCCTTGGTTATGTTGTTGAAGTAAATAACCAAGGAAGTGCAGAGCCTGAGGTTTGGAAGGAGCTAACAAGCGAGTGTAAGAGTACCTCATACAAAGTgtcttctgggcttcagccaCAACAGGAATACTGCTTCAGAGTAAAGGCCTATAACGCGGTAGGACTAAGTGAGCCAGGCCCAGTGTCACCAGTGGTGAGAATGGAGAAAAGAG ACAAGATAAAAGAAGAAGCAGCCCCTCAGATGTATACCACTGTGTCTATTGACTCTTCCCACAAAGTCACGGAACACTACGATATGCAGGAGAAACTTGGAAT GGGAAAATTTGGCATGGTGTACAAGCTCATCCACAAAGAGACAGGACGTGTGTGCGCTGGGAAGTTCTACAAAGGACGCCGTGCCAAGGAGAGGGAAGCTGCTCGTAATGAGATAGAGTTGATGAACTACCTCCACCACCCCAAACTGGTTCAGTGTCTGGCAGCATATGATCACAAGTCTGAAATAGTCATGGTGATGGAGTT TATTGCAGGTGGGGAACTCTTTGAACGTATTGTGGATGACAACTTTGAGCACACGGAGCCTTCAAGTATGCACTACATGCAGCAGATCCTGGAGGGGATTGCCTACATgcatcagcaaaacattgtcCATCTGGACCTCAAACCTGAAAACATCGTATGTGTTGACACCACAGGCACCTCCATAAAGATCATTGACTTTGGCTTAGCCAGTAGAGTAG ATCAAAACACACCTCTGAAGGTGATGCACGGGACTCCAGAATTTGTGGCCCCTGAAGTGATCAACTATGAGCCTGTGGGTTTGGAGACTGATATGTGGAGCATTGGGGTGATCTGCTACATACT GCTCAGTGGGGAATCTCCATTCCAGGGAAACAGTGATGCAGAGACCTTGGCCTTGGTCACAGCTGCTCAGTGGGAGTTTGACGAGGAGAGCTTTGACGAGATAACAGAGGAGGCTAAAAATTTCATAAGCTCCCTGCTCAACAAAGACCCGAG GCGTAGGATGACCTGTGAACAGGCACTTGCCCATCCCTGGATGGCAGCATTTAAGTCTAAAGAGCTCACTCTGACCAAGAGTCTGTCCAAAGAGAAGATGAAGAGGTTTTTGGCTAGACAGAAGTGGAAG AAAGCTGGCAAGGCCATGTTAGCACTGAAGAGAATGGCTCTGCTCTCTAAAGCGGAAGGCTCTGCATCTCCCACAACTCCTGGAGGAG AATCACCCCTGAGCCCAGAGGCAGAGGAAGCGTTGACCTCCCTGGAGCTTAAGCTGCAGGAACCCCCAGTGTTCACAAAGAGGTTGAAAGACCGGACTGTAACTCAGGGATCCAGTGCCCGTCTCTCGTGTCACCTCACAG GATACCCTGACCCGGAGGTGCTGTGGCTGTGTGGTGATGAGCCTATTGAGGAGTCCCCCACTGTGCAAATAGAGTATGAGGAAGATGGCCAGTGTACGCTGGTTCTAGCCAAAGTTGGCCCAGAGGACGGCAATGTGTACACCTGTAGGGCCACTAATGACCATGGGGAGGCATTTTGCTCAGCCAAATTAACTGTCCAAAAGTAG
- the LOC100704504 gene encoding myosin light chain kinase, smooth muscle isoform X1 — MSFRVSQEDDMNSDGSKQRYVSTFKMRIKAPGPSPAPGNGPGVIGTRTSVKCTDAGSKHLDPPVFIQPLEDCCVDEGTDIRLRGVLKGSLPIKISWLHNGEVAHFGKASFNGREASFVVRECLPEDAGAYTCLAESSAGKTSCSAAVVVRDFESICGVQNRASKTPTSPSKSVMGNGTLPQTPKDELHKFKGSICMSPTGSDRQSPVSSPKEVIPKKRANSRIGQSLCFENPPQHVEVKVGQTARLTCSFTGSPPVASCWIRNKEQIVDGLELRTENTNRSSTLVIEEAKPQDTGRYTIVVKDRKSSAEHTITLSVIDRPQPPASSPVISLVSPSSLVLSWSGPCYDGGSAILGYVVEVNNQGSAEPEVWKELTSECKSTSYKVSSGLQPQQEYCFRVKAYNAVGLSEPGPVSPVVRMEKRDKIKEEAAPQMYTTVSIDSSHKVTEHYDMQEKLGMGKFGMVYKLIHKETGRVCAGKFYKGRRAKEREAARNEIELMNYLHHPKLVQCLAAYDHKSEIVMVMEFIAGGELFERIVDDNFEHTEPSSMHYMQQILEGIAYMHQQNIVHLDLKPENIVCVDTTGTSIKIIDFGLASRVDQNTPLKVMHGTPEFVAPEVINYEPVGLETDMWSIGVICYILLSGESPFQGNSDAETLALVTAAQWEFDEESFDEITEEAKNFISSLLNKDPRRRMTCEQALAHPWMAAFKSKELTLTKSLSKEKMKRFLARQKWKKAGKAMLALKRMALLSKAEGSASPTTPGGESPLSPEAEEALTSLELKLQEPPVFTKRLKDRTVTQGSSARLSCHLTGYPDPEVLWLCGDEPIEESPTVQIEYEEDGQCTLVLAKVGPEDGNVYTCRATNDHGEAFCSAKLTVQK; from the exons ATGAGTTTCCGAGTTTCTCAAGAAGACG ACATGAATAGTGATGGCAGCAAACAGCGTTATGTGTCGACCTTCAAAATGCGCATCAAGGCCCCCGGTCCATCACCTGCACCTGGGAACGGGCCAGGAGTTATTGGTACAAGGACCTCAGTAAAATGTACTGATGCAG GGTCTAAACATCTGGATCCACCTGTCTTCATACAGCCTCTGGAGGACTGCTGTGTAGATGAAGGGACTGACATTAGGTTGCGTGGGGTTCTCAAAGGAAGTCTACCGATCAAAATATCATGGCTGCACAATG GTGAAGTGGCCCATTTCGGGAAGGCTTCCTTCAATGGCAGGGAGGCCAGTTTTGTTGTGAGGGAGTGCTTACCAGAAGACGCCGGTGCCTACACCTGCTTGGCAGAAAGCAGTGCAGGGAAGACATCTTGCAGTGCTGCTGTGGTTGTAAGAG ACTTTGAAAGTATCTGTGGTGTGCAGAATCGCGCTTCGAAGACTCCCACTTCTCCATCCAAAAGTGTAATGGGAAATGGAACGTTACCGCAGACTCCAAAAGATGAGCTACACAAATTCAAAGGATCTATTTGTATGTCTCCTACAGGCTCTGATAGGCAGAGCCCAGTCTCATCTCCAAAAG AAGTCATCCCAAAGAAGCGAGCCAACTCAAGGATAG gCCAATCATTATGTTTTGAAAACCCACCGCAGCACGTGGAGGTGAAGGTGGGACAAACTGCCAGGCTGACGTGTAGTTTTACTGGAAGCCCTCCTGTAGCATCTTGTTGGATCAGAAACAAAGAACAG ATAGTGGACGGCCTAGAGCTGAGGACAGAAAATACTAATCGGAGTAGTACGCTGGTTATAGAAGAGGCTAAACCCCAGGACACAGGTCGCTACACCATTGTAGTAAAAGACCGAAAGAGCTCAGCAGAACACACAATCACCCTTTCTGTTATAG ACAGACCACAACCTCCTGCCTCCAGTCCAGTGATCTCCCTTGTCTCCCCATCCAGCCTTGTGCTATCCTGGTCAGGCCCCTGCTATGATGGCGGCAGTGCCATCCTTGGTTATGTTGTTGAAGTAAATAACCAAGGAAGTGCAGAGCCTGAGGTTTGGAAGGAGCTAACAAGCGAGTGTAAGAGTACCTCATACAAAGTgtcttctgggcttcagccaCAACAGGAATACTGCTTCAGAGTAAAGGCCTATAACGCGGTAGGACTAAGTGAGCCAGGCCCAGTGTCACCAGTGGTGAGAATGGAGAAAAGAG ACAAGATAAAAGAAGAAGCAGCCCCTCAGATGTATACCACTGTGTCTATTGACTCTTCCCACAAAGTCACGGAACACTACGATATGCAGGAGAAACTTGGAAT GGGAAAATTTGGCATGGTGTACAAGCTCATCCACAAAGAGACAGGACGTGTGTGCGCTGGGAAGTTCTACAAAGGACGCCGTGCCAAGGAGAGGGAAGCTGCTCGTAATGAGATAGAGTTGATGAACTACCTCCACCACCCCAAACTGGTTCAGTGTCTGGCAGCATATGATCACAAGTCTGAAATAGTCATGGTGATGGAGTT TATTGCAGGTGGGGAACTCTTTGAACGTATTGTGGATGACAACTTTGAGCACACGGAGCCTTCAAGTATGCACTACATGCAGCAGATCCTGGAGGGGATTGCCTACATgcatcagcaaaacattgtcCATCTGGACCTCAAACCTGAAAACATCGTATGTGTTGACACCACAGGCACCTCCATAAAGATCATTGACTTTGGCTTAGCCAGTAGAGTAG ATCAAAACACACCTCTGAAGGTGATGCACGGGACTCCAGAATTTGTGGCCCCTGAAGTGATCAACTATGAGCCTGTGGGTTTGGAGACTGATATGTGGAGCATTGGGGTGATCTGCTACATACT GCTCAGTGGGGAATCTCCATTCCAGGGAAACAGTGATGCAGAGACCTTGGCCTTGGTCACAGCTGCTCAGTGGGAGTTTGACGAGGAGAGCTTTGACGAGATAACAGAGGAGGCTAAAAATTTCATAAGCTCCCTGCTCAACAAAGACCCGAG GCGTAGGATGACCTGTGAACAGGCACTTGCCCATCCCTGGATGGCAGCATTTAAGTCTAAAGAGCTCACTCTGACCAAGAGTCTGTCCAAAGAGAAGATGAAGAGGTTTTTGGCTAGACAGAAGTGGAAG AAAGCTGGCAAGGCCATGTTAGCACTGAAGAGAATGGCTCTGCTCTCTAAAGCGGAAGGCTCTGCATCTCCCACAACTCCTGGAGGAG AATCACCCCTGAGCCCAGAGGCAGAGGAAGCGTTGACCTCCCTGGAGCTTAAGCTGCAGGAACCCCCAGTGTTCACAAAGAGGTTGAAAGACCGGACTGTAACTCAGGGATCCAGTGCCCGTCTCTCGTGTCACCTCACAG GATACCCTGACCCGGAGGTGCTGTGGCTGTGTGGTGATGAGCCTATTGAGGAGTCCCCCACTGTGCAAATAGAGTATGAGGAAGATGGCCAGTGTACGCTGGTTCTAGCCAAAGTTGGCCCAGAGGACGGCAATGTGTACACCTGTAGGGCCACTAATGACCATGGGGAGGCATTTTGCTCAGCCAAATTAACTGTCCAAAAGTAG
- the LOC100704504 gene encoding myosin light chain kinase, smooth muscle isoform X3, which translates to MNSDGSKQRYVSTFKMRIKAPGPSPAPGNGPGVIGTRTSVKCTDAGSKHLDPPVFIQPLEDCCVDEGTDIRLRGVLKGSLPIKISWLHNGEVAHFGKASFNGREASFVVRECLPEDAGAYTCLAESSAGKTSCSAAVVVRDFESICGVQNRASKTPTSPSKSVMGNGTLPQTPKDELHKFKGSICMSPTGSDRQSPVSSPKEVIPKKRANSRIGQSLCFENPPQHVEVKVGQTARLTCSFTGSPPVASCWIRNKEQIVDGLELRTENTNRSSTLVIEEAKPQDTGRYTIVVKDRKSSAEHTITLSVIDRPQPPASSPVISLVSPSSLVLSWSGPCYDGGSAILGYVVEVNNQGSAEPEVWKELTSECKSTSYKVSSGLQPQQEYCFRVKAYNAVGLSEPGPVSPVVRMEKRDKIKEEAAPQMYTTVSIDSSHKVTEHYDMQEKLGMGKFGMVYKLIHKETGRVCAGKFYKGRRAKEREAARNEIELMNYLHHPKLVQCLAAYDHKSEIVMVMEFIAGGELFERIVDDNFEHTEPSSMHYMQQILEGIAYMHQQNIVHLDLKPENIVCVDTTGTSIKIIDFGLASRVDQNTPLKVMHGTPEFVAPEVINYEPVGLETDMWSIGVICYILLSGESPFQGNSDAETLALVTAAQWEFDEESFDEITEEAKNFISSLLNKDPRRRMTCEQALAHPWMAAFKSKELTLTKSLSKEKMKRFLARQKWKKAGKAMLALKRMALLSKAEGSASPTTPGGESPLSPEAEEALTSLELKLQEPPVFTKRLKDRTVTQGSSARLSCHLTGYPDPEVLWLCGDEPIEESPTVQIEYEEDGQCTLVLAKVGPEDGNVYTCRATNDHGEAFCSAKLTVQK; encoded by the exons ATGAATAGTGATGGCAGCAAACAGCGTTATGTGTCGACCTTCAAAATGCGCATCAAGGCCCCCGGTCCATCACCTGCACCTGGGAACGGGCCAGGAGTTATTGGTACAAGGACCTCAGTAAAATGTACTGATGCAG GGTCTAAACATCTGGATCCACCTGTCTTCATACAGCCTCTGGAGGACTGCTGTGTAGATGAAGGGACTGACATTAGGTTGCGTGGGGTTCTCAAAGGAAGTCTACCGATCAAAATATCATGGCTGCACAATG GTGAAGTGGCCCATTTCGGGAAGGCTTCCTTCAATGGCAGGGAGGCCAGTTTTGTTGTGAGGGAGTGCTTACCAGAAGACGCCGGTGCCTACACCTGCTTGGCAGAAAGCAGTGCAGGGAAGACATCTTGCAGTGCTGCTGTGGTTGTAAGAG ACTTTGAAAGTATCTGTGGTGTGCAGAATCGCGCTTCGAAGACTCCCACTTCTCCATCCAAAAGTGTAATGGGAAATGGAACGTTACCGCAGACTCCAAAAGATGAGCTACACAAATTCAAAGGATCTATTTGTATGTCTCCTACAGGCTCTGATAGGCAGAGCCCAGTCTCATCTCCAAAAG AAGTCATCCCAAAGAAGCGAGCCAACTCAAGGATAG gCCAATCATTATGTTTTGAAAACCCACCGCAGCACGTGGAGGTGAAGGTGGGACAAACTGCCAGGCTGACGTGTAGTTTTACTGGAAGCCCTCCTGTAGCATCTTGTTGGATCAGAAACAAAGAACAG ATAGTGGACGGCCTAGAGCTGAGGACAGAAAATACTAATCGGAGTAGTACGCTGGTTATAGAAGAGGCTAAACCCCAGGACACAGGTCGCTACACCATTGTAGTAAAAGACCGAAAGAGCTCAGCAGAACACACAATCACCCTTTCTGTTATAG ACAGACCACAACCTCCTGCCTCCAGTCCAGTGATCTCCCTTGTCTCCCCATCCAGCCTTGTGCTATCCTGGTCAGGCCCCTGCTATGATGGCGGCAGTGCCATCCTTGGTTATGTTGTTGAAGTAAATAACCAAGGAAGTGCAGAGCCTGAGGTTTGGAAGGAGCTAACAAGCGAGTGTAAGAGTACCTCATACAAAGTgtcttctgggcttcagccaCAACAGGAATACTGCTTCAGAGTAAAGGCCTATAACGCGGTAGGACTAAGTGAGCCAGGCCCAGTGTCACCAGTGGTGAGAATGGAGAAAAGAG ACAAGATAAAAGAAGAAGCAGCCCCTCAGATGTATACCACTGTGTCTATTGACTCTTCCCACAAAGTCACGGAACACTACGATATGCAGGAGAAACTTGGAAT GGGAAAATTTGGCATGGTGTACAAGCTCATCCACAAAGAGACAGGACGTGTGTGCGCTGGGAAGTTCTACAAAGGACGCCGTGCCAAGGAGAGGGAAGCTGCTCGTAATGAGATAGAGTTGATGAACTACCTCCACCACCCCAAACTGGTTCAGTGTCTGGCAGCATATGATCACAAGTCTGAAATAGTCATGGTGATGGAGTT TATTGCAGGTGGGGAACTCTTTGAACGTATTGTGGATGACAACTTTGAGCACACGGAGCCTTCAAGTATGCACTACATGCAGCAGATCCTGGAGGGGATTGCCTACATgcatcagcaaaacattgtcCATCTGGACCTCAAACCTGAAAACATCGTATGTGTTGACACCACAGGCACCTCCATAAAGATCATTGACTTTGGCTTAGCCAGTAGAGTAG ATCAAAACACACCTCTGAAGGTGATGCACGGGACTCCAGAATTTGTGGCCCCTGAAGTGATCAACTATGAGCCTGTGGGTTTGGAGACTGATATGTGGAGCATTGGGGTGATCTGCTACATACT GCTCAGTGGGGAATCTCCATTCCAGGGAAACAGTGATGCAGAGACCTTGGCCTTGGTCACAGCTGCTCAGTGGGAGTTTGACGAGGAGAGCTTTGACGAGATAACAGAGGAGGCTAAAAATTTCATAAGCTCCCTGCTCAACAAAGACCCGAG GCGTAGGATGACCTGTGAACAGGCACTTGCCCATCCCTGGATGGCAGCATTTAAGTCTAAAGAGCTCACTCTGACCAAGAGTCTGTCCAAAGAGAAGATGAAGAGGTTTTTGGCTAGACAGAAGTGGAAG AAAGCTGGCAAGGCCATGTTAGCACTGAAGAGAATGGCTCTGCTCTCTAAAGCGGAAGGCTCTGCATCTCCCACAACTCCTGGAGGAG AATCACCCCTGAGCCCAGAGGCAGAGGAAGCGTTGACCTCCCTGGAGCTTAAGCTGCAGGAACCCCCAGTGTTCACAAAGAGGTTGAAAGACCGGACTGTAACTCAGGGATCCAGTGCCCGTCTCTCGTGTCACCTCACAG GATACCCTGACCCGGAGGTGCTGTGGCTGTGTGGTGATGAGCCTATTGAGGAGTCCCCCACTGTGCAAATAGAGTATGAGGAAGATGGCCAGTGTACGCTGGTTCTAGCCAAAGTTGGCCCAGAGGACGGCAATGTGTACACCTGTAGGGCCACTAATGACCATGGGGAGGCATTTTGCTCAGCCAAATTAACTGTCCAAAAGTAG